Within the Echinicola sp. 20G genome, the region TTCCTGTAAGATCTGCCTTGGAAATTTCAGGCAAAGCTTCGATTTCATCTTCCAGGTACTCCCCAAACTCCTTCAACTCTTCCTGGGAATAATTCCCGGAAAGGTTCACAAACATGATTGGCATTTCTGAGAAGTCAAGCTCAAAGATGTTTGGATCTTGGTCTAGGTCAGTAGGCAACTCACTCTTGGACTTATCGACTGCATCCTTTACATCCTGCAAAGCCCTTGAGATATCTACATTGGGGTTAAACTCTATGATAATAGTGGAATAATCCTGAATGGATGTTGAGTTGATCTTCTTGACATCCTTAAGTGACTTAAGCTCCTTTTCTATGGGCCTAGTGATCAGGTTTTCCATATCCACAGGTGAGTTACCCGGATAACTGGTTCCTACGTAAACGGTAGGGATTACAATCTCTGGAAAACTCTCCTTGGGCATTGTCGTGTAAGCATTCAAGCCCATGAAGGTAATGATCAGGGCAAGAATAATTACACTGGTCTTGTTATCAACCGAAAGAGAGGACAGACCAAATTCCCTGGAAACTTTCTTATTATTTGGTTGCTGATCAGACATAATTAATTTTCAACAATTTGAACTTTAGAACCATCTGCTACTTCCCTAAAACCCTTCTCAATTATCGCTTCTCCCCCTTTTAGGCCTTCTTTGATTTCCGACACATGCTCATAGGTCTCTCCTTTAGAAACATATTGTTTTTTAGCTGTGTTGTTATCCACCACATAGACATACTCCCCTTTATTATCCCTTTGGATAAGGTTGGTAGGTACAGTCACGGCGTCTTGATTTTGGTAGTCCTTGATGCGCAAAACTGAAACCATATTCGGCTTAACATGTTTCAGTTTAGGCAAAAACACCTCTACTTTGAAGGTTCGGTTATCGGGATTGATAATCGCACCCACTGCTGTTACTTTGGTGTCTATCTCTCTATTTAGAGAAGGGAATTCCACCTGAACAGAATCTCCTCTTTCCAATACTCCTACGTAACTCTCGGAGATATCACCTTCTATATACAGGTCACTTTCCCCGACGAAATTGATGATAGGCATGCCCGGTTGTACCAACTCTCCCAAACGAACAGTAACCTCTTCAATCGTTCCGTCAAAAGGAGCTGTAATGGTTGCCTTTCCTTTTTGTGTCTTCAAGGAAGCCAAGTTTTTCTCCAAGGTCTCTTTCCTGTTCTTGCTCTCTAAATATTGTACTTCCGTACCGATTTGCTTGTCCCAAAGTCGCTTTTGTTTTTCATAAAGGATATTGGCCAACTCCAATTGCTTCTCCAACTCATCGATACTGTTGTCCACAGACTCCGCATCGATCCTTGCCAGCACCTCTCCTTTGGAGACATGCATGCCTTCCATGGCTTTGATCTCCTCCACTCTACCAGAAACTTCAGCACTGATATTGACATTCTTTTTTGAAAGGACAGAACCTGTAACTTCCACATAATGCTCAAATGGCTGTTTTTGGGATTTCACGGTTGTAATTAGCACGGACTTTCTGTTTTGCTTCGCAAAAGTGGTATCCATGGCCGATATCTCCTTCTCAAGGGCTTCGATCTTAACTTTTAGATCGTGGTATTCTGTTTTGGCTGTAGCCAATTCTGCTTTCTTTTCAGCCAGCTCATCAGGCTGTTCGCAAGAAAAAGTCAATGCAGCCAATGCCACCAATGGTAATTTGGAAAAGGTTTTCATGTCTATATTGGGGTAAATGTATTTTTTCATCTTAATATTCCTAAAGCTTTTTCAAGGTCTACTTTCGCAATCAAAGCATCATATAAAGCACTGTAATAGTTTATCTCTGCCTCTTTCAGATCAGAATCTGCCTCCACAACTTCTAGGTTGGAACCTACACCTTCTTGGTATTTGATGCGGGCAATATTATAAACTTCAGTGGCCAACTCCATGTTTTCCCTTTGTACATCAAGGGTCCTTAAGTTGTTTTGCAGTGTGGTTCTGGCCTGGAATCTTTCCACTTCTATATTATCATCCAACATGACCATTTGATTTTCGATTTGCTCTAGCTGTATCCTGTTCTGTTGGATGCGTTTGCTCTTGGCCAATCCATCAAAAATGGGAAGCTTAAGGCTTAAACCAAGGAATGCACCGGTAAACCAATTATCTCCATCCCAAAGAGTGTTGAACTGCTGTCCGGCTCCATTTCTTTGGTAGGTAAAATTGGCATCAATGCTTGGCAGGTATTGTACCGTATTGTTTTTGAGATCCAGTTTCACCAATTCCCAATTGGTCTTCAGTTGGTCCATCTCCACTCTCCTATAACCGTTATTTTGCAACAAGCTGCTAATCTCTTCTGGTTTGTTCAGGTCTCTCAGTGTTTGTGTAATCTCGATTTCATATTCAAGGGGAAGTCCCATCTGCACTTTCAGCAACTGCTTGCTGATCACTGTAGCTGCATTGATCTTGTCCAGTTCAGTTTCGATATTATTGAGCTGCACCTTGATTCTGGAAACATCGATTTTTTCGGCAAAACCTTCCTCATAAAGGGCCTCTGTTTCCCTGTACAAGGAATCAATTCTAGCTTGGTTGGCCTCAGCCAATTCCTTTCGCTCTTCGTTTACCAAGACGGTAAAAAAAGCTTTTTTCACACTTTCAATGACATCATTCTCAGTCTTCTCCTTATCAAATTCACTGAGTAACCTGTATGTCTTAGCAGCCTTTAAACCTACAAAATAAGACCCATCAAAAATCATCTGGGTAACCGTAACTCCCAATCCACTTTGATAATTAACACCAAACTGCACTGGCAATACATCTGATGGATTGTCAGGGTCTGCAAACGGTCCTTCATTGGGAAGGAACATTACCGGAATGGCGACGTTTTTGGTAAAGTCAAACGTACCGTTGATTTGGGGCAGGCCTTGAGCAACCTGCTCTCCCACTGAGGCCTTCGAGGCAAAAGTCTCCAGTAGGGCATTTTTAGCGTCTGCATTGTTCTCCAATGCATATTGAACACTTTCTTCCAAAGTAAGCTCCAACACTTCCTGCGCATAGGTCGGCCTCGAAAAAAGACAGATCAGTATTGCTCCAAGAAGGGAGAATCTGGTTTTTAAACTCATGAGTTAATCCTGATTATTGATTTTATAAAATAGTTCGCGTCCTTTATCTGTCAAAAGGCCATGGATAAAATGATCCATGATAGCCATCTGAACTTCTATAATATTAAACTTGGCCGGTGGAAATTTGGTCGGATCAAAAGTGCTGGAGATTTGTTCCAACCTTATCATGGCCAAAATATTCGAATCAATTTCCGGTCGGAAATACCCTTCTGCTTTTCCCTGATCAATGGTATCAGTGATGGTCTTGATGGCGCAGTTATGCTTGTAATGCTCAAAAAGCTGCCAACATTTTGGGTAGTATCGTTGAATTTCGCTAAAAACTAGCGGATTGATATTAGAAAACCGAGAACGAATGTACTTCGAAATTTCCACAAAATGCTCCAAAGCTCCATTGGACTCTTCATTAAGTTTGGTAAAGAATTCCTGGTCTTGCCTCATGCTATTTTCAAAAGTATTAAAAACAAGTTGCTCCTTGTCCTTAAACTCCTGATAAATCGTCTTTTTTGACATGCCGGCTGCCCGGGCTATATCATCCATCGTCACATACCTCACCCCCAGACGGGTAAAATGCTCCATGGCTACTTCTAGTATCTTTTCTCTCGTCTCCAAAATCAGCTAAGTCAATTTTCAATGACAAAACTCTGGAAACTTTATGAAACTTCAAAGTTTCCTTGGTTTTAATTTCCACCTTGATGCAAGCCCTATCCAAAAACCCACCAAACAATCAATCAACTGAAAATCAATTAGTTAAATAAATCCGCTTTGCTTTACCGTCTCATTAGCGAACAAAACCCTGTTCAAATTCGGTCACATGAGAACAATGACCTTTTTCAAACTTCAATTTTTCATAAAAGTTAATAGTCAAAAAAGTTCTAATTAGCCGATCAACAAGCTCAATCCACAATCTAAAAAATAACTTGAAATTGAAATACCGCTTGCCAAACACCTATGGCCTCAGGCTTTATTGTGTTATAGAAAAGTTGACCAGTGGCGCAGTAAAACAACGCTGATTTCCCTATTTGAAATGTCTTGCCAGCACCTCCACCAACTGGAAGCAACATTTGCTCCCCTTCGTCTGCCAGCCAATTATTGAGGATAGTCGCATTGCTTTCAAGAAACCAACCTTGGACTAAATTGTAATAGGTAAAATACTGTAGATTGAAACTGTTGACTTGGTTTGCCCCTTCTCCTCCAAGCGACCAATAGTTTTGCACGACAAAACCACCAGAAAACTTGTCACCGCTATGATTGAACAAAAATGATGGACCTAAACTCACTCGGTTACTGCCCAGGGCTGCGTTGGTGCGGGTGGGGATTTGAACAGCCGGCCCGATCCCCCAACTGACCTTTCCTTTTTTTTGTATAGAGGAAAAGTATCCGTTAAATAAGATATTGCCCATTCCTGAACTCCTCATGACATCATGTCCAGGCGATGATATGTCCATTATTGGAACGTGTGTCATCATGCCTGTGGCAGGAATCCCCTGAAAAGGGATAATGGTATATGTGATCAACTTAAGGTTATCTGATAGTTTAATTGGCCAAACAGGCTGGATAGAAAAAGAACTGGCCACACCATCACCCACTGGCATGAGAATTTCCTGCAAATAGACACTCCGTAATCCTGCCACGGGATCCTGACGTTTTTTGGCCATTTCTTCAACAGTCACTTGAACAGTAGTCTCCTGAGAATATCCAGAAATGTAATGGCTAAAAAACAATAGGACAAGTACAATATGCTTAATAGAAGAATAGCCCACCGAACAATTTACATTAACTGAAAAATCCACACTATGAGGCAGTTTAAGGTAAAAATTGTGTTAGATAGATTTTCTAAAACACTACTGTAATTCAGGGAGTTTGTATTCACCACTGATCACAGATTCTCCTGGCATATATACTCTAAAGCAAATCCAAAATGGTTTAGAAGGAACCAAGAGTTTGTTGGTGTATTCCATATCTTCAAATTGCTCCTTGGGCACATAATACATATCAAAGGTTTTTCCATCCGGGTTCAGTTTGATTTCGGTATTGCTGATAGTAGAGCCTTTGTCCGTCTTCAGGTATTGGTCTGCTCCATAAATCGTGATAGAATAAAAACCCAACTCAGGATCTTTCATTTCAGGAACTGGATAGGTCGCTTTATAAATTTTGCCCTCTTCCAAGTCGTATTGGGCGGTAAGGTACTGTGCATCTTTGTCCGGCAGGAGCCCAGTAGCTATAGACACTCCTCTGTTTCGGTCTTCTAGCGATACGGGAGCTGAAATAGTACCCATCGTTCCCTGAACACCTTCATTCTTGGCAATATCCACATAGGTGGAAAGTAGTTTCTTAAACTCTTCCATGTTCCAGCTAGTGACCTGAAAAGACTTCGGCTGATAACCATTTAGATATTCCAACTGCAATTGATCTTGATAATCATTTACTTTCTTGATATCATCTGGATCGTTCGGATTGACCTGCATCCGCACATTGGCCCAGAAAAAATCACTGGTTTTGGACGCTGGAATCACATAACGCCCCGGACCATACAGCACATCCACCGTAATATGGTCATGATTGACCACATGAAGTGACATATATCGACCATCATTTTCTGGCAATGTGATGGCCACATCCCCTCCGCCATCCAAGATAGCAAAGGAATAATCCGTATCACGGTTCATCAATGGTGCAGGTTGCTCATCCAATGGCATAGGTTTACGGTGATGGTTCCAAGTATTGTCGGCTCCCTGAACAAATTCCTTTTGCATCGCCAAATCTGCCATGGCCTGCGCAAAATTTTCCTTGGTAACAGCTACTGTTGAGTCCGATATAATAGCTATTTTTTCATCTGCTTCTTTTTTTTGTTGCTGACAAGCAAACATTAATAGAGTCGTCAATAGGGATAAGAATATTCTTTTCATCACATTAAATATTTTATTGCTTGTTTCCTTTATTCACCAATTCAAAGTCACCAGGCTTGTAACTTCTGTCGAAGAAAGCTTCCTCCGGCCCATAGAAGCGGAACAGGCTGAACCAACCCCTTCCTGGTGCTGTTTTGATAAAATTAGGTTTGTCGTCTGGATTATCAGGTCCGATAAAGAAGGTTACTGAACCATCTTCATTTTCAACCAGTTCATTCATAGTATTTAAGGAAGGATAAGCCTGTCCTTCAGCATCTACTCCTGCTGCCGTTTCCGCATCATAAAGTGTAAGTGACGTAAATAATTTGGCAGGCATATTAGCAGGAAAGGTGATCTCATAACTATTCTCCCCCATCAAAAAGTTACCATCGCTATCTTTGTAAGCATTGCCATATTTTGCACCCAAACCTACAATAGACGACATCATCCCTGTACTGATCGAATAGTGGTTGATGTACATATGTGCTTTGGCATTTACATCGGTATGGTCTGTCTCTCGATTCCTAAACTCCTCATCTAGCAATGTATGCATAAAATCGTCCAGCTCCGTATGTGCATGAGCTACCCATTTCCGGTCGTTCCACCAAAGCCCGTCCTCTTCTTGATCGAAGTTAGCCGCAATATTTTTCGCCATTTTCCAGGCAGTTTCTGCTGCTTTATCCAATATGTCCTTTTGTTTTTCAGTAGGAGCGAATTCCTTTCCTTTACTTATTCCTAATGCGGCCATCATCCCGTGCATATAAGGATCAACATCATCCACTCGGTCACTTTGGATGAATCGGTTAAGCATTTCAAAGTAGGAAAAGTCATGAGCAAAGAGCGCGTAGGAATCCACATCAGAGGCATGCTGAAAGTCCATAGGCTTGGCTTCCCCTTCCAATGGGTAAATCTTGATACCTTCGACAGCCTGAACACCAGGTTCTAGGTTATCAACAGATTGAAAAAAACCTCTCTGGAAGATGAAGACTCCATTTGTCTTGCTGGTATAGAGATAATAGCCATCGGGAACATCTCCTTCATAACCTTCTGGCACAATAAGGTACTTCCCTCCCTTTCCCCTGTCAGGTCCTGGAAAACCAATATCACCTAAAAAACGAGTTCCATCCGGTTTCTCTGGTCCTTCCAAAGGACGGTGCCAATAATCATCCAATAGCCCCTGTAACATGGGTGGTACATCCAATACAAGAGGGCCAGTTTTACTCAAATCGGCAAAACCTAGTGCATAGATTACATCTGAATTTGGAGTCGTAATGATAGTCTTTGGTTTTAGTCTTTTTTCAAAAACAGAAACCACATTATAACCTTCCCCAAAAGTCTTTCCCAAGCCTTCTTTCATGGCGTACATGTTTACTGCAGGCAAAGCCCATAAATACACCTGTGTGGCTCTTTGGAAATACAGTTCATCATCCAAGCTACTGGATGTCTCACCTTCTGGGTAGCCACCTTCAAAAGGCAAGCTGGCCAAAGTTTCATATCGGCTTTCTAGCCCTTTATCGCTAAGCGATTGTTTATCTATCGTGTTGGGTTGGTTGCATGCTGCTAGCATTAACAATGATAACAAAGCACTTAATCCTTTTTTCATAGCTATTTATCTGATTACGTTCAGTTGTTATTTTATGAGTTTTCATCATCAAGATTGGATACAAATACCTGTATTTTAATGTATAGCACTGTAGAGGAAGAAATGAATTCTATTGATCAAAAAACTACGCTGTCGTTCACATGATTAAATTTGAAAATTTGCTCTTAGGAATAAAAATTTAATCATAACAGGTTTGCCAAAAATCCTGTTACAGGAAACAAATTCAGAAATATTTGGCAAATCATTTGACCAAAAAAATCAAATACTTAAAAATCAAACCAATAAAAACATAATAATTATTCGAAAAACACAATAAAAATAGCACCCAATTATCCGCCTGCTTACCAATAGGATCATTTTCTTAAGGTACTATCAAAATCAAGCAAACAAGTCACAAAGAATCTACTTATTTATACCTGCTCGTTCTGGGGAAAACAATTTATGGATTTAAAGCTACTGGCATATTTACAGATGCACATTAAGTTTTAAAGATTAAAAAAACATAAAACAATATTTCTTTCAGTGACTTCCTTCTCTATTTTATCAACCATTCCTCAATAAAAAACATTGCATTTCGTGATGGTATAAAACATTTGGTTTTTTCAAATCATCATCAAGTTTCAAGTCAATTAGTATTAGTAAACGTGGCCTGATGACTCATTTCTATTATTCTTTGTCACAATTGACATAGTTTTAAAAGCAATCGCATTCACCAACCTATCAGTCATAACCAAATGTAGTTCGTATATAAGATTTTATTTTTGATTTCGAAACACAAATTTTATCTTTTATTTCTTTTGAATTTACTAATCTTTAAATTATTATTAACTAAATTTTCATAATCGTTCCAATTTATTATGTTTCGTTTCCATTTAGTTTAAATGGTCAATTAAGAAACTCTAATCTAATTTGATCTTTGATGAAATTTTCATTTTTAGATTGACCTTTAGTATATACCGCAAATCAAAGTCGTCCTTTAGAAAATCCTTCTAAAACACAGGCTATCATCTATTATAACACAATATCTTTTAACAATGGCTCAGCACGTCCTAGCTACTATGGAAAAAGATGGAATTGCATTTTTAATTAAGAAACCTTAAATCAATTTTCACCATAACGACTAACTATGAAAAACCTATGTTTTTTATTGGCCCTTATTGGGTTTGCTTGCACAGAACAAATCGAACCAGATTCTCCCATTGTAGAGGATGATGAAAAAGTTGAATCAGTTCTAAACCTGGAAGATGACTACACAGAAGACCCAAACGACTCTTGGACGGTCAACAAGACCAACCAATACGCTTTGAATGTGGTGTTTTTCTTACCAACAGATAACACCCTTAGCATTGGAGAGGCTCAAAAAGTAAGTGACATGATGCTATATATCCAAGATTGGTATGAAATGGGTATGATAGAAAATGGTTTTAACAAGACTTTTGGTTTGATGACCAACCAAGATGATGAAGTCCGAATCATCGTGGTGAATGGTTCGGATGACTCCGACTATTTCAGCAGTAATAACTCACAAGTAAAAAACGAAGTTGAAGCATTTTTCAACAATAACCCAAGTTTAAAAACCAGTGAACATGTATTGGTTTTGGGACATTCAGGGAGCGGAGTTCCTTTTTATGGTTTAGGGAAGTATTGCTTTGCCACCTCTTCGGATTTCACACTTTCTTCTTCTGGCAAAACCAGGAATGGATTCTCATTAATGAGTGCGGACAAATTGGGAGGAATCATGCATGAACTTGCTCATGGCTTGAACTTACCCCATAACACCCATACTGCAAGCGACCTTCCTGACATCTCCTTGATGTCCTTTGGGAACCATACCTATGAAGGTGGTGATGAGGACTTGGTCTACCTCACAGCTGCTGACGCTAGTATTTTGAACAACAATCAAGTTTTTAATCAAACCAATAACAGTATTTCCTATTATTCAGGCACATCTGCTTATAATTTAGACACTTATTCCGTTTCCAAAAACTCATCCACCTCCAGTATTGATATCAGTGGTGATATTGTTTCTGACACTGAGATTGCCGCAGTATTTGTGGGACATGACGGGCTGCCTTTTGGCGGAGGAAACAATTATGACAAAATCACTTATTCCCAAAACTTTAGTGGCCCAAGTTCAGGCAATGTCTATTCATTTAGCTTAACTACGCCCTACTCGGACCTATTCAATGGCTATAAAGATGATAAGAAAGACTCCATGCAACTGGCACTACATGTGGTTTACAAAAATGGAACAGTAAGTCAAATAAAAAATCTGGAATACGGCATAGACCTTGCGACTGAGATTCCTGATGACAATGTCAACTATTATTATGAAGCTCACGATTATTCTGATCGATCAGCATGGACGCTCACAATGAGTTCTCAACCCAGTACAATCTCAAACATTCTTGATGGTAATCAGAGTACCTTTTGGCATTCCCAATACCCTTGGAGATTCACTGAAAAACCTCCACATGAAGCTGTAGTGGATATGGGACAATCCCAATCTTTTGATGGAGTATATATTTACTCAAACAGAGGGTATAATGAATTCCGTCCTAAACATCTTGAGGTATTCATCAGTCAAGATGGGACTACTTGGTCAAGCGAAAAAACAGTCAGTATAGCAAGTAATGCAGAAGCAGAGGAAATATCGATCCTTTTTGACAATGCAGTAAACGCTCGTTATTTCAAAATTGTAGTGGACGAGATTTGGACCTGGAATGGAGTGGACAATATGATCATCAACGAGATCGATATTTTGTAAAGTTAAGTTATTCAAAATAATCACTATTTTAAGCCCTGCTGAAGACAGTCTTCTGTCCTATGCAGGGCTTTTTGTTTCTTTCGAAAGAACATCAATATGATTAGCTATCAGATGAGTACCTTCAAATAGCCTTTATAAACATATTTGAAAAAGCATTTGTATCAAATTTTCGAAAATTCTACTTTTGAATGATAAAAAAAATATAAACTTCAGACGTAAGCTTCCTTTTGAATCCTAATTTATAGAATTTCAGCATTCCTATTTGCCCATACACCTAAAAGTGATCTTGAAGCTATTTGAAAAAACAAATTGACACCTTGAGTAAGAGATGAGGAGGAACTGTTCATTGAGAGCAAGATAGAATCATGACAGGCATTATTGAGATAAGTAAGTGATCAGCTATTCAATCGAAGTAGAGTTGATCTTTAGATTTGAAATTTCTATGTGATTTAGTGAAACAACAAACTGTTTTTTTTATTTACCGGGGATAGAAAATATTCAAATAATATGACCATCCCCAAACATGAGTTTGATTAATAATTTACCCGATGCTTCTATTTACTAAAATTCACCTATTCCTTTCCTTAATTTTTGGTTTTACTTTGCCACAGGCTTCCTTTACTGGAGGTCTAAAATTTTATGGCAACGAAGAAGCGATAGACCAGCGTACCTCCTATGATATTTTTGGGGAGCACGAAGTGGAATTTTCTGACCATTTTACCATTGACTTTAGCCTATCCTTAAGTCCTGTCGATGAAATAGGATATATCCTCAGAATAAAGAATAGTGTAAACAGAAGAATTTTTAATTTATTCTATGACAGTCAGGGAGATCGCATTGTCTTTAAGTTTAATGAGGAAGGGAAAAGCAATCTCATTGTGGCCACTATGGACAAAGACCAGTTGTTTAAAAAGCAATGGTTTGAGATGAAAATCTCATTTGATCTAAAAGCGGATTCAATAAGTCTGTCCATCGATAATGAAACATTTTCGGCCAAAAAACAGCATTTAGATGATACTTATCTTCCTAAGATTCTTTTTGGGAAAAGTGATCACATCATTGATGTACCTGCTTTTGCCATCAAAAACTTATCCGTTGTAGGAGAGGAAACCTATAGCTTTCCCTTATATGAAAATGAGGGTAATGTAGTCCATGATAAAGATGGAAATCCTTACGGCAAGGTGATCAATCCTGATTGGCTGAAGAATTATGCCTATTTCTGGAAACATCAAGTTTCCTTTAGTTCAGCATCTGTAGCGGGAGCAAATTATAATCCCCAAAAGAAGGAAATATACTATTATAACCAAGATTCTATTTGGAGATATAATGTACAGACAGGCCAAACTGATCTCGAGGTATTTGACCAGAAAAGCCCTGTCAAACTTATCTTGGGCACTAACTTCATCGATACATTAGAAAATAGATTATATACCTATGAGGTGTATTATGACAAACCTTATGAAGGGCCAACTGTCGCAAGTCTCGATCTTGATAACTATCAGTGGACTGAAGAAAGCTATGAACAACTTCCAACCCAACTCCATCACCATGGGTCTTATATAGACCAATCCAACTCCCAATACAGTATTTTCGGAGGTTTTGGGAATATGAAATATAGCAAGAACTTCTTTACATTCGATTTGGAACAAAAAGCATGGAAAGTGGAAGAGGGCTTTACTGGTGATGTAATTTCTCCACGCTACTTCTCCTCAGTTGGTTACCAACCAGAAAACAACAGCGTATATGTTTTGGGAGGGATGGGAAATGAGTCTGGGGACCAATCTGTTGGAAGGAAATACTACTATGATCTCTATCGCATAGATATGGACACCAAAGATGTCACCAAACTTTGGGAGATTCCATGGGATAAGGATAATGTCGTTCCCGTTCGGGGAATGGTCATATTAAATGACTCCAGTCTATATACACTTTGCTATCCTGAGCATTTTTCTGAATCCTATCTTCGTCTTTATCGATTTTCACTGATGGATGGGAGTTATGAGATATTAGGGGATTCCATTCCAATCCGATCGGATAAAATTACTACTAATGCCAACCTCTATTTTGACCAAGGGCTCAATAATCTTTTTGCGGTGGTTCAGGAGTTTGAGGATGACATTTCATCAGACCTAAAAATCTACTCTTTGGCATTTCCTGCTATTACAAAGGATGAGTTGTCGGATTTCCCAGAAAAACAAAATAGTAAAATTCCACTCCTTGTTCTTCTTCTTATAGGCGCTGGTGCTATAGGTTTTGGCTTCATTTTATATAGAAAGTTGAATCCTAAAGTGAATGGAGAGAAAGAAGAGCCTAAGGAAACATTGGAGCAGGTGGAAACTCCAAAAACCGGACATATTTTACGTCCCAACGCTATCTACCTGTTCGGGAATTTTATGGTTAGAGACTCGAAGAATAAGGATATTACCTATATGTTCAGTGCACAACTAAAACAGGTTTTTTGCCTTATTTTTCATTACAGTATCTCTGAGGATGGGATTACTTCACAGCATCTCAGCAACTTACTCTGGCCAGACAAACCAGCTGATAAGGTTAAAAACTCACGAGGAGTGACGATAAATAACCTACGTAAAACATTGAGCGAACTGGATGGAATAGAATTGGTCCACGAAAAAGGGCACTATAAAATAGTCCTTCATGAAGAAGCCTATTGTGATTACTTGAGGTGTTTGGAGATCATTTCTGCTCATGAAATAAATACGCATAGAGATGAGTTTGCAGGAATCGTCCACCGTGGTAAATTCTTGTATCTTTCGGATGATCCCTTGTTCGACTTGTTCAAAGAGGAAGCAGAAACCAATCTTGAACCAGTCTTGATACTGGAGGTGGAAAAAAGCTTTGCCAGCGAATCGTATCATGCTACGATTTCGCTGGCAGAAGCCCTTTTTAATATTGATCCTTTGAATGAAACCGCTTTGGTGTATCAAGTCAAAGCAATGTTGAGATTAGGCATGATAGAAGAATCCAAAATTGCCTATAGGACTTTTGTGATTGAGTACAAAAGAGTCACAGGCAAGGAATTTGGTCATTCTTATTCAAGTATCAGCTCGTAAGAAAGTACAGCGGTTTGGCTTACCATTTCAATTTCACATAAACTCCTTCAGGACTGTTTTCAAAGCTTAAGAAACAAGTTTTACTGGATTCATCCCAAGAGCT harbors:
- a CDS encoding discoidin domain-containing protein, producing MKNLCFLLALIGFACTEQIEPDSPIVEDDEKVESVLNLEDDYTEDPNDSWTVNKTNQYALNVVFFLPTDNTLSIGEAQKVSDMMLYIQDWYEMGMIENGFNKTFGLMTNQDDEVRIIVVNGSDDSDYFSSNNSQVKNEVEAFFNNNPSLKTSEHVLVLGHSGSGVPFYGLGKYCFATSSDFTLSSSGKTRNGFSLMSADKLGGIMHELAHGLNLPHNTHTASDLPDISLMSFGNHTYEGGDEDLVYLTAADASILNNNQVFNQTNNSISYYSGTSAYNLDTYSVSKNSSTSSIDISGDIVSDTEIAAVFVGHDGLPFGGGNNYDKITYSQNFSGPSSGNVYSFSLTTPYSDLFNGYKDDKKDSMQLALHVVYKNGTVSQIKNLEYGIDLATEIPDDNVNYYYEAHDYSDRSAWTLTMSSQPSTISNILDGNQSTFWHSQYPWRFTEKPPHEAVVDMGQSQSFDGVYIYSNRGYNEFRPKHLEVFISQDGTTWSSEKTVSIASNAEAEEISILFDNAVNARYFKIVVDEIWTWNGVDNMIINEIDIL
- a CDS encoding DNA-binding transcriptional activator; the protein is MLLFTKIHLFLSLIFGFTLPQASFTGGLKFYGNEEAIDQRTSYDIFGEHEVEFSDHFTIDFSLSLSPVDEIGYILRIKNSVNRRIFNLFYDSQGDRIVFKFNEEGKSNLIVATMDKDQLFKKQWFEMKISFDLKADSISLSIDNETFSAKKQHLDDTYLPKILFGKSDHIIDVPAFAIKNLSVVGEETYSFPLYENEGNVVHDKDGNPYGKVINPDWLKNYAYFWKHQVSFSSASVAGANYNPQKKEIYYYNQDSIWRYNVQTGQTDLEVFDQKSPVKLILGTNFIDTLENRLYTYEVYYDKPYEGPTVASLDLDNYQWTEESYEQLPTQLHHHGSYIDQSNSQYSIFGGFGNMKYSKNFFTFDLEQKAWKVEEGFTGDVISPRYFSSVGYQPENNSVYVLGGMGNESGDQSVGRKYYYDLYRIDMDTKDVTKLWEIPWDKDNVVPVRGMVILNDSSLYTLCYPEHFSESYLRLYRFSLMDGSYEILGDSIPIRSDKITTNANLYFDQGLNNLFAVVQEFEDDISSDLKIYSLAFPAITKDELSDFPEKQNSKIPLLVLLLIGAGAIGFGFILYRKLNPKVNGEKEEPKETLEQVETPKTGHILRPNAIYLFGNFMVRDSKNKDITYMFSAQLKQVFCLIFHYSISEDGITSQHLSNLLWPDKPADKVKNSRGVTINNLRKTLSELDGIELVHEKGHYKIVLHEEAYCDYLRCLEIISAHEINTHRDEFAGIVHRGKFLYLSDDPLFDLFKEEAETNLEPVLILEVEKSFASESYHATISLAEALFNIDPLNETALVYQVKAMLRLGMIEESKIAYRTFVIEYKRVTGKEFGHSYSSISS